In one window of Acidobacteriota bacterium DNA:
- a CDS encoding zf-HC2 domain-containing protein: protein MNDSRPPIPPSWPAAWRETPSRGDHLDDVTMAELLDGVLGDQDRQRAEEHLAHCPTCRSLANQASEALAVDPVATAPAGSPLRRRWLPLAAGLALIAVGSGWFLLQPDAGPTIADNPAPATAFGDATAALVERALAGDWPPLAGLEDLPPPAEPVLRQGSEGLRPTPSSPRWGSVRSTRPALRWWLGDRAAATEPAAPEPAATEPAEATFELLVVDQRDNLLLRRTVAAAARPDGVLEAAWPADAPELLRGALYAWKVNVTSGGTTAASAFVPFRVLSDSEVLELAQRPSVDPVADSLHLATLGLFDEALGGLRQAPVDEATREALIAAVTARKRLPPAP from the coding sequence ATGAACGACTCCCGACCCCCGATTCCACCGTCCTGGCCGGCGGCCTGGCGGGAGACCCCGAGCCGCGGCGACCATCTCGACGACGTCACCATGGCCGAGCTCCTCGATGGCGTCCTGGGCGACCAAGACCGCCAGCGGGCGGAGGAACATCTCGCCCACTGCCCGACCTGCCGCTCGCTGGCCAACCAGGCATCGGAGGCCCTCGCCGTCGATCCAGTGGCGACGGCGCCTGCGGGCTCGCCGTTGCGGCGGCGCTGGCTGCCCCTGGCGGCGGGCCTCGCCTTGATCGCCGTAGGCTCGGGGTGGTTCCTGCTCCAACCTGACGCCGGCCCGACGATCGCCGACAACCCAGCGCCGGCGACAGCCTTCGGCGACGCCACGGCAGCCCTCGTCGAACGCGCCCTCGCCGGTGATTGGCCGCCTCTCGCCGGCCTCGAGGATCTGCCTCCTCCGGCCGAGCCGGTGCTGCGCCAGGGCAGCGAAGGCTTGCGGCCGACGCCCTCGTCACCGCGCTGGGGCAGCGTGCGCTCGACCCGCCCGGCCTTGCGCTGGTGGCTCGGCGACCGGGCCGCCGCCACGGAGCCCGCCGCCCCGGAACCCGCCGCCACGGAGCCCGCCGAGGCGACCTTCGAGCTGCTGGTCGTCGACCAGCGAGACAACCTCCTGCTGCGTCGCACGGTGGCTGCGGCGGCGCGGCCGGACGGCGTCCTCGAAGCCGCCTGGCCCGCCGACGCTCCGGAGCTGCTGCGGGGAGCTCTCTACGCCTGGAAGGTCAACGTCACCTCTGGCGGCACCACCGCCGCCTCGGCCTTCGTGCCCTTCCGCGTCCTCAGCGACTCCGAAGTTCTCGAGCTAGCGCAGCGTCCCAGCGTCGATCCCGTCGCCGACAGCCTGCACCTGGCCACCCTCGGACTTTTCGACGAGGCCCTCGGCGGACTGCGCCAGGCGCCTGTCGACGAGGCCACCCGGGAGGCCTTGATCGCCGCCGTCACAGCGCGCAAGCGGCTTCCTCCGGCACCGTGA
- a CDS encoding sigma-70 family RNA polymerase sigma factor — MADEKDLLRRVVAREAGAEEEFVERYRDLVLGLAHGRLGLPREAAEELLQETMMRLWEKDHRALRAWRGQGKLSTYLTVITLRLARERAVGGMEPRRAEGPPPRPLPTPGESVEAQERWQSVRRAFAGGTPRDRLVLALRFLDERSPSEIAQLLGTRPGAARKAIHDALRRLRQRLRQGRPDLFRKQPSASPWLKGREP, encoded by the coding sequence GTGGCCGACGAGAAGGACCTCCTGCGCCGAGTCGTGGCCCGTGAAGCGGGCGCCGAGGAAGAGTTCGTGGAGCGCTATCGCGACCTCGTCCTCGGCCTCGCCCATGGCCGCCTCGGCCTGCCGCGGGAAGCCGCCGAGGAGCTTCTCCAGGAGACCATGATGCGGCTCTGGGAGAAGGACCATCGGGCGCTGCGAGCCTGGCGTGGTCAGGGCAAGCTGTCGACCTACCTGACGGTCATCACCCTGCGCCTGGCCCGCGAGCGGGCCGTCGGCGGCATGGAACCGCGGCGGGCCGAAGGGCCGCCACCGCGGCCGCTGCCGACGCCCGGCGAATCGGTGGAAGCCCAGGAACGTTGGCAGTCGGTGCGCCGAGCCTTTGCCGGCGGAACGCCCCGCGACCGCCTGGTGCTCGCTCTGCGCTTTCTCGACGAACGCTCACCGAGCGAGATCGCCCAACTCCTCGGCACCCGTCCCGGCGCCGCCCGCAAGGCCATTCACGATGCCCTCCGCCGCCTTAGGCAGCGCTTGCGGCAGGGCCGGCCGGACCTCTTTCGCAAGCAGCCTTCGGCCTCCCCTTGGCTCAAGGGGCGTGAACCATGA